A segment of the Triticum urartu cultivar G1812 chromosome 1, Tu2.1, whole genome shotgun sequence genome:
cttaggcaagttgctgggtgtactcctgcttccatcatcatagctgcttgagggacttgtgccctcactcatgtgaaattgctcctcagacttgttctgactgtcactctgatctgacatgatgcaaacactgacagcagaccctgtgaatagatatagatgagatagattggatgagcatcacaaagtacaaaggtttttgcaaaaaaaatgagttaaaaacttagttttagttttccacagaaagcagtTCGGATCTATCGATTTgaaaactcggtgataccgaagcagcttttggaacctaaactagtgaactcggtcagaccgagtcacagttcggtggcaccgagactgctagggtttcacaaagaattgaactcggtcacaccgatttgcaattctcagTCAGACCGAGAATCAGATGTGTAATGGCcttagccaaatcggtggaaccgatttcaacaactcggttggtccgagatgatttcggcggaaatctaaccctaaattttcaatccacAACTAAACTACGGAGTGATTTCGCTAGATAgagtgatctcaatcgtggcaagatacatggcaaaacaatgtgctaCGAATCGGAGTGAGATTAACACaaggatcaagtccataccctaagtGCGGCGATGGAcctgctacggcggcaacggcggagacgatttccattgacggcggcggagaccagcggcgggaggcagctggcgatgaggaggacgattcggagacccagggaggcagagcaggctgagCGCGGGCGATGGGGTTCggagaattttccaaattttggcccggGGATATATTTAGCCTaaccctgtcggtgtgactgagtggaacaactcggtggcaccgagatgcataactgcaagcagttactgcaactcagtgtgaccgaaaagttcaaatcggttgcaccgagattgaaaacctagatcgacttagtgatctcggtatgacagaaatggatgaatcggtcagactgaaatgcacaaagaagttttggaagtttaagtctatgacgaatcgggaactccgagtgctcctcacacagagtggttcgaatctgacttgatcaaactttgtgatgtagcatgaatagagtttgagacaacAAAAGCATATATAGCTAGAGAatgttcttaggcattcttgtccatccacttggcaaaataaaaaggaaccaaacaatcaaaacaacaagtgcatgtcctcgaatgagtaaattatgcaaccaacatgctcacacaataaaatggcaaatgaaatatgtggcaaagcatgcacaaccaattctagcatctatcaagcaattggcgtgactaggtcatctatatatgagtatattgacttaggagtcaaatgagaacatttcatcataggtcatactcatcgtttaagcacaagtggggttaccacttttacataaagcgttggtatgttcacaccattagagttgctttagctcaattcttagagtaaagctccccctagatgtgcgatcccccctaagagggatgaactaaccttgggttttgtcgatgatgacttcatgtaggtgttgaatatgtggatgctcaatgttgatgtagatcatttggagaaatcctttggagtgagttgcacttccaatacctacacgggttagtcccacaaggaacaaacaaggatatccatagacatagagtgatgcacacacaagatgatgtctatgaaagcattgggttaccttgtcccttgtcttaccaacaagagggtttgtgactccttgaactagcgcaagatgtggaagttgattgcacttgttcttgccaaaatgataagagtgaagtatgttggtgtcaggggtttggtgcgacatatgccaacggatggcttatcatggtgggggcgagtagaacatcgccggtgcctggaaacgggatgaggagaagacatgcacgccggcgaatcttacccagcttcggggctctccggggagataatacccctactgctactctgcggggtctccgcatgatcactatggccaagtgtttacatggttgctcctcgagctgtttctggtggtagaagagggcaaggctagctctctccttctgtctggtatggtctagaactactgggatcccaccccttgcatgggtgccctggggggtttatataggcctaccccccaggggtacaatggtaactcgactgggcgcgggcccagccgtcagtgcctctgaCCTCCCACTTCTCCGCCGACAGCTGGGtcccgctgactggtgggccccgccgactggtctggtatgGAGCCGGCAGGCCGCGTCCACcacgggcgggtcttgccggccgctgattactatagccgtgcttctgatgacgcaggcttggtcatggggtcgttgcaacagccccgccgcctggcgggcgatcactgtggccactccccatctcatctagattaatggcgcgtgggccccgggggagggctcggccaactcccccgggccgactcccgacgggtccgactggcggttctcccgccgtctcctGAGGtatcgctgactggtgggccctgctgcctccaggccgtacagacaagccgtcgtgggagcaggacttggtactgtggtgctgatgtcagggccggctgggcaacagtgccacgccgcacggagatcttcccgtgtacggcgtgctgtggccatgcctgcccttggtaaggggcaggagtgggcttcactgtagccacgcctctgCCCTGTCCtctttgatgaggtcatgggtttgctggagtcgccgaccgactccccaaagccggcttctctggaagtcgtccctggaactcggccgtgagcgggcagtcggctgCCCTGCCGTCGACTTCTCAGGAGAcggctcttcgccctggggtcttgaggggcgtagcctgccccgatgtcttgaaaggttatgggactcgggttggcctacatgtggcccattactccgacagttggtggagtcaccctcaagaactctttAGTTATTCTTCTtctggatccacaccatcttgatgggaatcctttgAGTTGTAGTtatacttgatgaagtagaacttgatgtagtcttgggaatccacttgaccaaggccttaggagttTCTTCAAATGCAttaatctcctcttgaagcttatccttgcctttttgctcgtggtcttgtggtggaagatcatcttgagcttgggtccctttgaaggaagtaggatcatacttattttgttgaggaacaaacttcgtcttggggtattgatcttcttcccactcaactccattggcatttaactttcgttcaaaaccaacaccttggttcttccggtgccttccttgcttacgtataatttcctcgaattgcttactcccggcaacgctcttgtaaacacatttctctataattcccttcaataagctattttcttgctcaagtgtaacttggctaagagaatcattagtggaatcaatagaactactagaagcaataacattggatttagcatgattattgttactactagaggaagaatctttcttgttcttgttactagacttgacttgaggcatgtaagtggataagagtaaacgcttggcaatgtaagaagagcttttcttgcgaagatcatcattgattgcttttaagaactcatgctcttgctcaaggttgagcttttcaaaacgtaatttctcatgagtccttaaaagttctcgatgatctcctaagatagtttcatgagctaacttaagagtgtttagttctttagttagaaactcaatcttctccttatcattgtcattcgttttatcttgattagcatgattaattgatgtttcatcatagtattcatcactagagttttcaacaagtaaatcatcatcacctaacaagtcatcttcatcactattgaaatcaacatactcggggtgtgatacctttgggcctttatccatgaagcatcttccaagtccttcatttggtgaatcaaatatgtcgtaggagttggttgccacaagtgctagaccggcaacaccttcatcttgagtatattcggagtcggactGATAGCTTCTCTCGAAGTGATTGTCAgagtcagagccggatacccattcaccaacatgagcttggtgtctttgttttgtgtagctccctgatgacttgtccttcctttatGAATCCTTGCTTTTCcgggatgttcttcgttcataacgatcatctctactccttctctctcttgatggtgattcttctcttctacttcttatttttggataatcttctcttctcttgtagggtgccgtacactcattggaatagtgtccgggtcttccacaattgtagcaatttcgctctcgactagaagatcttttgtcattgtaggaccttgacttggaacttctctctttgcttctactcttgtagaacttgttgaagttcttcaccattaggctcaattcttcattgaaggtttgtttctcacttgatgatgtgggagattcacatgaggctttgtaagcaccacttgacttgttatggagctcctccttatccttgagtgacatctcatgaacaacaattcttccaatgacttccgttggcttgagatctttgtaattgggcatcatttggatcaatgtgcatacggtatcatattttccgtccaaagctcttaggatcttcttgatgataaatttttcggtcatctcttcacttcctaatccggcgatctcatttgtgataagagcaagcctatagtacatttcagcgacaccttcaccatccttcattttgaacttgtcaatctgactttgaagcacatccaacttggattccttgacggagtcagtaccttcgtgcatatcaatcaaagtatcccaaatttcctttgcattctcaagacggctgattttgttgaattcttcggggcacaatccgttgaagaggatatcacaagcctgagcattgtattgcaacatcttcaactcttccgcggtcgCTTCACGGTTCGGTTTTGTCCCATCAAANNNNNNNNNNNNNNNNNNNNNNNNNNNNNNNNNNNNNNNNNNNNNNNNNNNNNNNNNNNNNNNNNNNNNNNNNNNNNNNNNNNNNNNNNNNNNNNNNNNNNNNNNNNNNNNNNNNNNNNNNNNNNNNNNNNNNNNNNNNNNNNNNNNNNNNNNNNNNNNNNNANNNNNNNNNNNNNNNNNNNNNNNNNNNNNNNNNNNNNNNNNNNNNNNNNNNNNNNNNNNNNNNNNNNNNNNNNNNNNNNNNNNNNNNNNNNNNNNNNNNNNNNNNNNNNNNNNNNNNNNNNNNNNNNNNNNNNNNNNNNNNNNNNNNNNNNNNNNNNNNNNNNNNNNNNNNNNNNNNNNNNNNNNNNNNNNNNNNNNNNNNNNNNNNNNNNNNNNNNNNNNNNNNNNNNNNNNNNNNNNNNNNNNNNNNNNNNNNNNNNNNNNNNNNNNNNNNNNNNNNNNNNNNNNNNNNNNNNNNNNNNNNNNNNNNNNNNNNNNNNNNNNNNNNNNNNNNNNNNNNNNNNNNNNNNNNNNNNNNNNNNNNNNNNNNNNNNNNNNNNNNNNNNNNNNNNNNNNNNNNNNNNNNNNNNNNNNNNNNNNNNNNNNNNNNNNNNNNNNNNNNNNNNNNNNNNNNNNNNNNNNNNNNNNNNNNNNNNNNNNNNNNNNNNNNNNNNNNNNNNNNNNNNNNNNNNNNNNNNNNNNNNNNNNNNNNNNNNNNNNNNNNNNNNNNNNNNNNNNNNNNNNNNNNNNNNNNNNNNNNNNNNNNNNNNNNNNNNNNNNNNNNNNNNNNNNNNNNNNNNNNNNNNNNNNNNNNNNNNNNNNNNNNNNNNNNNNNNNNNNNNNNNNNNNNNNNNNNNNNNNNNNNNNNNNNNNNNNNNNNNNNNNNNNNNNNNNNNNNNNNNNNNNNNNNNNNNNNNNNNNNNNNNNNNNNNNNNNNNNNNNNNNNNNNNNNNNNNNNNNNNNNNNNNNNNNNNNNNNNNNNNNNNNNNNNNNNNNNNNNNNNNNNNNNNNNNNNNNNNNNNNNNNNNNNNNNNNNNNNNNNNNNNNNNNNNNNNNNNNNNNNNNNNNNNNNNNNNNNNNNNNNNNNNNNNNNNNNNNNNNNNNNNNNNNNNNNNNNNNNNNNNNNNNNNNNNNNNNNNNNNNNNNNNNNNNNNNNNNNNNNNNNNNNNNNNNNNNNNNNNggggggggggggggggggggggggggttggagtACTTAGTAAAGGTAGTTCTGAAATTGACTTCTACAGTTATAGTGTATTTGATGTTACCAAGGAACGAGATAGCATGTTCAGATTTCCTTTGGGTTAATGCTGGAAAGTTAGGATGACAGATTGCTTGGGCACAGACCTTCAAATATGGATAATTTTCATTTACATGTTCAATCCTCCATAGTCAAGTTACTGTTTATAAGAAGTCGGGATTAATTTTCTACACGCTGAATGAAGAATTCACTTCAAACTGAAATGGTGGTAAAAAGTAGTATTCTTTTGCAAGGAAATAAAAACTAGTATGAGTATTATTTTTTGCAAGCAAATAACAACTAGTATCACATCATCCCAAAGCAATACAAAAGTAGACTCGGGATGAAAGGACCAAACTGCAGTATCTTTCACGGAGCCATCATCATCTATGACATCCTGTATAGACTTCACTAGTGACTTACTGACAACAGCATCTAGAATCTGCAGGTCAGTGGAAGAACATTCAGCTTACTGGACTGAGAGACATatatttgtactccctccgttccaaaatacttgacccATATTTATCTAGACATGGATGTATCTAGACACCAAACAAGTATAGAtccatccgtatttagacaaattcAAGTCAactaatttggaacggagggagtactacagatgccaaaagatgcaagaGATCAACAATGAGTAAAACTATATGAGCTTACTGTTTCTGTAAGGGGCAGTAACAGATTATATGAATCTTCATCTTGCTTCATAGCAGCTTTGATAGTTACTTGCAAGGATTCAACGAACAGCATCAGGCTAACCACTGCCATTGCTTCCTGGCCTTTAATCACGGAACCACCAGAGACACAATTTATTGCTGACTCTACCTTCAGTTAAACAGAGAATGCACAACTCAAAGAATGTATTTGTGATACTGGCATAACCGGAAAATTggcatctactccctccgttcctacatatatgtctttttagagatttcagtataaactacatacggatgtatatagacatattttagagtgtaggttcactcattttgctcagtatgtagtccatattgaaatctctataaaagacttacatttaggaacggagggagtaagtATATAAAGCAAAATGAGACGCAGAGAACAGTGCTATAAAATATGATGATAAAACATTAAGATCAACAAACAGATAACGGAGCAAGCGTGCTTTGGTCACTATTTTGCTCACATTCATGATTTGGTACTACGTATAATTTTACGTTCATCTAGGCAAAACATAGTTACcatagttcaaaatggatcagatGTTATTGAAGAGATAATTCAAAGCCAGGATAAAATGAAACAGTAAAACACATCCTACTATATACCTTAACTAGCATGCCAAAATGTCGATCACACAGTAATGCTGTATAAATTCAATTTGATTGTAACTCTGTACTGAAGTCAGTCAGTACACGTGGCCTCCTTAGCATATTAGTACACCAAACATGGGTCCTCACCGCGACGGTATCCAGCCCGGAGAAATCCAATGCCCCACCGGAGCTGCCAAGCAGCCGCACCGCCGCCTCAGTCTCCCGGAGGAGCTTCCAGCTCCGCTCATAGCTCACGCTCTCCACACCCCACAGCTGCTTCTGCACAACCACGTCGCGCGTCAGAGGCGAGGCCCATGCATCATGAGCGATCGGGCAACGGAAGGGCTCGGAGTTACAGGGGTCTGGAGTCGACTACCTCGGTGGCTTCGCGGCCGTGCGCGGTGCCGGCGAACGAAGCGACGGCGCGGCAAACCTTGCCCCACTCGAGGAGGCGGAGGCTGCGGGcggaaggcgaggcggaggcggcgacgaCGAGGGCGCGTAGGCGGCGCGGGCGGGGGTGGGAGACGGACGGGGAGAGAGAAGGAGGGTAGAGGAGGGAGAAAGAGGCGGAGAGGCGAAGCATGGAGGAGCTGTGGAGGGGAGCAGTGGCGGGGAGGAGCAAACGGCGCCGGTGTGTTTGGATAGAGCTGGGGTGCAGGGGCGTGGGCGAATGCACGGCCGAAGGTGTTTCCGCGGCTAGCTAGGAGACTTTTTTTTAATAACACAGAGTTATTGGTagtttttattttaaaaaaacatCTGATTTATTCATCTTAGAGTTTGGCTTGATGTACACGATTTACGCTTGTGTGTCCATTCTTATGTGAATATTCATTTCTAAACACGGACCCGTATGCTCTTGGTGAACAATAAATTTAAGAAAAAtataaaaagaataaaaaaatctGGAATTTTTTGTCAACCAATACACTCAAATGCAATCCCGTtgctagcaagtctctttactcgttccgtaatgcatcatcccgcaactaactcattagtcacattgcttgcaaggcttataatgatgagcattaccgagagggcccagagatacttctccgatacatggagtgacaaatcctaatcttgatctatgccaactcaacaaacgccatcggagacacctataaagcatatttataatcacccagttatgttgtgatatttgatagcacacaaggtgttcctctggtattcaggagttgcataatctcatagtcagaggaacatgtataagtcatgaagaaagcaatagcaataaaactaaacgatcattatgctaagctaacggatgggtcttgtccatcacataattatctaatgatgtgatcccatttatcaaatgacaatgcatgtctatggtcaggaaacttaatcATCTCTGATTAACAAgttagtctagtagaggcataatAGGGACACTCTGtatatctatgtattcacacatgtactaagttcccggttaatacaattctagcatgaataataaacatttatcatgatataag
Coding sequences within it:
- the LOC125532967 gene encoding uncharacterized protein LOC125532967, encoding MLRLSASFSLLYPPSLSPSVSHPRPRRLRALVVAASASPSARSLRLLEWGKVCRAVASFAGTAHGREATEKQLWGVESVSYERSWKLLRETEAAVRLLGSSGGALDFSGLDTVAVESAINCVSGGSVIKGQEAMAVVSLMLFVESLQVTIKAAMKQDEDSYNLLLPLTETILDAVVSKSLVKSIQDVIDDDGSVKDTAVWSFHPESTFVLLWDDVILVVICLQKIILILVFISLQKNTTFYHHFSLK